A section of the Castanea sativa cultivar Marrone di Chiusa Pesio chromosome 12, ASM4071231v1 genome encodes:
- the LOC142620559 gene encoding uncharacterized protein LOC142620559, which produces MEVATVDCMIDEGTRTWNAEMVNEIFAPQEAEEIKNIPLAREATEESLYWPWEHDGRFSCKSGYRFLKEDEDVLQLRDRCKEDNEDVVHAVWSCKELDGVWGMNNIWSLRNQQRFTSFSKLMAWVFQHQRNPDLFAFSIWSIWHQRNQVRTQQAYCPLNQLSQLVHDRYAEYKAFKPPPFPSRQKRRAWWKSPDQDIFKINFDGVIYAEEKCSGLGVIIRNQEGLVIASMSTRVPQQLQPIEIEALVASRALEFAREVGISEAVLEGDSLLVIKALETKDAKLAPFYLLIQDSIKLSSSFSKLSYSYSKREGNLVAHSVA; this is translated from the exons ATGGAAGTTGCCACTGTGGATTGCATGATTGATGAGGGAACTAGAACGTGGAATGCTGAGATGGTGAATGAGATTTTTGCACCACAAGAAgctgaagaaataaaaaatattcctttgGCTAGAGAAGCTACTGAAGAATCTCTATATTGGCCTTGGGAGCATGATGGGAGGTTTAGCTGCAAATCGGGATACCGTTTTTTGAAGGAGGATGAAGATGTTCTTCAG CTACGTGATCGTTGCAAGGAAGATAACGAAGATGTTGTGCATGCGGTTTGGAGTTGCAAAGAATTGGATGGCGTTTGGGGGATGAACAATATATGGAGTCTTCGAAACCAACAAAGATTTACTAGCTTCAGTAAGCTCATGGCATGGGTGTTTCAACATCAACGAAACCCGGACTTGTTTGCTTTCTCCATATGGTCAATTTGGCATCAAAGAAACCAGGTGAGAACCCAACAAGCCTATTGTCCTCTCAATCAACTCTCTCAACTAGTTCATGATAGATATGCAGAGTATAAAGCCTTCAAACCTCCACCATTTCCTAGCAGGCAGAAGAGGAGAGCTTGGTGGAAATCACCTGACCaggatattttcaaaattaacttTGACGGTGTCATTTATGCTGAAGAGAAATGCTCAGGTCTTGGTGTCATCATTCGAAATCAGGAAGGCCTTGTTATTGCTTCCATGTCTACTCGGGTTCCTCAGCAGCTCCAGCCAATAGAGATTGAAGCCTTAGTAGCCAGCAGAGCACTCGAGTTTGCTAGAGAGGTGGGCATCTCTGAAGCTGTTCTGGAGGGAGATTCCTTACTAGTGATAAAGGCCCTGGAAACCAAGGATGCTAAGTTGGCCCCCTTCTATTTGCTGATACAGGATTCTATAAAACTCTCTTCAAGTTTTTCCAAATTGTCCTACTCTTACTCTAAGAGAGAAGGCAACCTAGTTGCGCACAGTGTGGCTTAG
- the LOC142619877 gene encoding phosphatidylinositol 4-phosphate 5-kinase 1-like: MREALLCDEPNDVVSTTTKKKKSDEVILTVARSRSQAGSTRRVTPTTLTSSPSLTAAVNVAVTVAEKPLANGDLYIGGLSGNAPHGSGKYLWTDGCMYEGEWRRGKAYGKGKFSWPSGATYEGDFKSGRMEGFGTFIGSDGDTYRGSWSSDRKHGYGEKRYANGDFYKGYWKRNVQDGQGRYVWKNGNEYDGEWKDGVISGRGVLLWANGNRYSGEWENGVPKGSGVFTWPDSSCYVGSWNKDLKIQQMNGTFYPGSGKERGLKSDGNGNGNGNGGGCDNLMITMRKRSSVDGARGSVTERNFPRICIWESDGEAGDITCDIIDNVEASMFYRDGTGMDREGFRQFRRSPCCFPGEAKKPGQMISKGHKNYELMLNLQLGIRYSVGKHASILRDLKESDFDPKEKFWTRFPPEGSKITPPHQSTEFRWKDYCPMVFRRLRERFQVDPADYMLAICGSDALRELSSPGKSGSCFYLTQDDRFMIKTVRKSEVKVLIRMLPSYYQHVRRYENSLVTRFFGVHCVKPIGGQKTRFIVMGNLFCSEYRIHRRFDLKGSSFGRTTDMPEGEIDETTTLKDNDLNFVFRLQRSWYQDLIKQIDRDCEFLESERIMDYSLLVGLHFRDDNTCDKMGLSPFLLRTGKKDSYQNEKFMRGCRFLEAELQDRDRVLSGRKPLIRLGANMPARAERMARRSDFDQYTPGGISRLTPSRSGESYEVVLYFGIIDILQDYDISKKLEHAYKSLQADPTSISAVDPKLYSKRFRDFIGRTFIEDR, encoded by the exons ATGCGTGAAGCACTACTGTGTGATGAGCCGAACGACGTCGTATCGACCAccacgaagaagaagaaatccgACGAAGTGATATTAACAGTCGCGCGTAGTCGATCCCAAGCTGGTAGCACACGAAGGGTAACGCCAACGACCTTAACTAGCTCTCCTTCGCTAACCGCCGCCGTAAACGTGGCCGTAACTGTGGCGGAGAAGCCACTCGCAAACGGAGATCTGTACATCGGGGGTTTGTCAGGGAACGCGCCGCACGGATCTGGGAAGTACTTGTGGACGGACGGGTGCATGTACGAAGGCGAGTGGCGACGTGGCAAAGCGTACGGGAAGGGCAAATTCTCGTGGCCATCTGGGGCCACCTACGAGGGGGACTTCAAGTCGGGTCGGATGGAAGGCTTCGGTACTTTCATCGGATCCGACGGGGACACCTACCGCGGCTCGTGGAGCTCCGATCGGAAGCACGGCTACGGAGAGAAGCGATACGCCAACGGCGACTTTTACAAGGGGTACTGGAAGCGGAACGTGCAAGATGGGCAAGGGCGTTACGTTTGGAAGAATGGGAACGAGTACGATGGGGAATGGAAAGACGGTGTGATTTCGGGTCGCGGGGTTTTGCTTTGGGCCAACGGAAACCGTTACAGCGGCGAGTGGGAAAACGGGGTTCCGAAAGGGAGCGGGGTTTTTACTTGGCCTGATAGTAGTTGCTATGTTGGTAGTTGGAACAAGGACCTCAAGATTCAGCAAATGAACGGCACCTTTTATCCGGGAAGTGGGAAAGAGAGGGGCTTGAAGAGTGACGGTAATGGTAATGGTAATGGTAATGGCGGTGGGTGTGACAATTTGATGATCACGATGCGGAAAAGGTCGTCGGTGGACGGAGCTAGAGGGAGCGTGACGGAGAGGAATTTTCCAAGAATCTGTATATGGGAATCGGATGGGGAAGCAGGGGACATAACTTGTGATATAATCGACAATGTGGAGGCTTCCATGTTTTATCGCGATGGTACTGGGATGGATCGTGAAGGGTTTCGCCAGTTTAGACGGAGTCCGTGTTGTTTTCCCGGGGAGGCGAAGAAGCCAGGGCAGATGATTTCAAAAGGCCATAAGAATTATGAGTTGATGCTTAATCTTCAATTGGGAATTAG GTATTCTGTAGGGAAGCATGCTTCCATATTGCGTGATCTAAAGGAGAGTGATTTCGATCCCAAGGAGAAATTCTGGACGAGGTTTCCGCCAGAGGGATCCAAGATTACGCCGCCCCATCAGTCTACTGAGTTTCGATGGAAAGATTATTGTCCCATGGTGTTTAg ACGTTTGAGGGAGCGGTTCCAAGTAGATCCTGCTGATTACATGCTGGCTATTTGTGGCTCCGATGCCCTTCGGGAGCTTTCTTCTCCGGGGAAGAGTGGAAGCTGCTTTTACCTTACACAGGATGATAGATTTATGATCAAAACAGTGAGGAAATCAGAAGTCAAG GTGCTAATAAGAATGCTTCCAAGTTATTACCAACATGTGCGTCGGTATGAAAATTCCCTGGTGACAAGATTCTTTGGAGTGCATTGTGTCAAACCGATTGGTGGCCAGAAG ACCCGGTTCATTGTAATGGGCAATTTGTTCTGCTCAGAGTATCGGATCCATAGGCGATTTGACCTAAAAGGATCATCTTTTGGCCGCACAACTGATATGCCTGAGGGTGAGATTGATGAAACCACAACCCTTAAGGACAACGATCTTAATTTCGTGTTTCGCCTTCAACGAAGTTGGTACCAAGACCTCATCAA ACAAATTGATCGAGATTGTGAGTTCTTGGAATCGGAGAGAATCATGGACTACAGTCTTTTGGTTGGTCTTCACTTTCGTGATGACAATACATGTGACAAAATGGGTTTATCGCCGTTCCTTTTGCGTACTG GTAAAAAGGATTCTTATCAGAATGAAAAGTTTATGCGTGGATGTCGCTTCCTTGAAGCAGAGCTGCAAGACAGGGATAGAGTTTTATCTGGCAG GAAACCTTTAATCAGGTTAGGAGCAAATATGCCTGCAAGAGCAGAACGGATGGCTAGAAGGAGTGACTTTGATCAGTATACCCCAGGTGGAATAAGCCGTTTGACACCTTCACGCAGTGGTGAGAGCTACGAAGTAGTCCTATACTTTGGGATCATTGACATTTTACAGGACTATGATATTAGCAAGAAATTAGAGCATGCCTACAAGTCCTTACAAGCTGACCCAACTTCTATTTCAGCCGTTGATCCGAAGCTCTACTCAAAGAGGTTTCGGGATTTCATAGGGAGAACATTCATAGAAGACAGGTAG